A part of Anabas testudineus chromosome 7, fAnaTes1.2, whole genome shotgun sequence genomic DNA contains:
- the sema3b gene encoding semaphorin-3B — protein sequence MMTMMMMMMAMMITCSSLFLLGLAATHASMTRTSSAPSSSSTSSSSASPRMKLSYKELQQFHGVRRFELERSCCFSALLLDEERGRLFVGAKNFLLSLSLDNIAKQEHKIYWPAPVDWREECNWAGKDITSDCVNYVKIVHHYNRTHLYACGTGAFHPTCAFVEVGHRMEDHVFRIDPSKVEDGKGKSPYDPRHNAASVLIGEELYAGVATDLMGRDFTIFRSLGKRPSIRTEQHDSRWLNEPKFVGSFWVPESENPDDDKVFFFFRETAVEAQGLGKSTYSRIGQLCRNDMGGQRSLVNKWTTFLKTRLICSVPGADGSDTYFDELRDVFLLQTRDRKNPLVYTVFSTSSSVFKGSAVCLYSMNDIRRAFLGPFAHKEGPNYQWVPFQGKVPYPRPGMCPSKTFGSFDSTKGFPDDVIQFARHHPLMYNPVYPMSRRPIFIRTNMDYSFTQIAVDRVNAADGQYDVMFIGTDKGTVLKVINVPKESWNNMEELLLEELEVFKDASSISNMQLSSKRQQLYVSSDTGIVQVPLHRCSVYGKACAECCLARDPYCAWDGTSCTRYLPNTKRRFRRQDVRNGDPNTLCSGDHHKHRVAERKLYGVEGSSTFLECIPKSLQAKVTWTFQKQPQNSREEVHLDDRILQTDRGLLIRRVLKRDVGTYQCHAMEHGFTQILLGITLEVVSSTSSSVSNLPSDAPFRLDPRSGGGPPMTNQKLWYRDFMQLVDHPNLSAVDQICEQVWARKNTGSDQVEKSFPAPVKDALPLGPAVHPPKKWKHLQEIRKGRNRRTHDGKPNPRAPRSAGE from the exons ATGAtgaccatgatgatgatgatgatggccaTGATGATCACCTGCAGCTCTCTGTTTCTGCTCGGCCTGGCCGCCACCCATGCTTCCATGACCCGCACTTCCTCTgcaccctcctcttcctccacatcCTCTTCATCTGCTTCACCACGCATGAAGCTCTCATACAAAG AATTGCAGCAGTTCCATGGAGTGCGGCGCTTTGAGCTGGAGCGCTCCTGCTGCTTCAGCGCTCTGCTGTTGGATGAAGAAAGAGGCCGCCTCTTTGTTGGGGCTAAGAATTTCCTGCTGTCACTCTCATTGGACAACATTGCCAAGCAGGAACACAAG ATCTACTGGCCTGCCCCTGTTGACTGGAGGGAGGAATGTAACTGGGCTGGCAAGGATATCACT tctgacTGTGTGAACTATGTGAAGATTGTGCACCACTATAATCGCACCCACCTGTACGCCTGTGGAACAGGGGCTTTCCACCCCACTTGTGCCTTTGTAGAAGTGGGACACAGGATGGAG GACCATGTGTTCAGGATCGACCCGTCTAAGGTGGAGGATGGCAAAGGGAAGAGTCCGTATGATCCTCGCCACAATGCTGCCTCTGTGCTCATTG GTGAAGAGCTATATGCAGGTGTGGCAACAGATTTAATGGGACGGGACTTCACCATCTTCAGAAGTCTCGGTAAACGCCCCTCCATTCGCACTGAACAGCACGACTCACGCTGGCTCAATG AACCAAAGTTTGTAGGTTCTTTTTGGGTCCCAGAGAGTGAAAACCCCGATGATGACAaggtattttttttcttccgtGAGACGGCCGTTGAAGCCCAGGGGCTTGGGAAGTCCACCTACTCCCGCATTGGACAACTCTGCAGG AATGACATGGGTGGCCAGAGGAGTCTGGTGAACAAATGGACCACATTCCTCAAAACCCGTCTGATCTGCTCGGTACCAGGAGCTGATGGCAGTGACACATACTTTGATGAGCTAC GCGATGTGTTCCTGCTGcagacaagagacagaaagaacCCTCTGGTCTACACTGTCTTCTCTACTTCCAG CAGTGTATTTAAAGGCTCAGCTGTGTGTCTCTACTCCATGAATGACATCCGGAGGGCCTTCCTGGGGCCTTTCGCTCACAAAGAGGGGCCCAACTACCAGTGGGTGCCCTTTCAGGGAAAAGTCCCCTATCCACGCCCAGGAATG TGTCCCAGCAAGACATTCGGCAGCTTTGACTCCACCAAAGGTTTCCCAGATGATGTGATCCAGTTTGCACGTCACCACCCTCTGATGTATAACCCTGTCTACCCCATGAGCCGGCGGCCCATCTTCATCAGAACCAACATGGACTACAGCTTTACACAGATCGCTGTGGACAGAGTCAATGCTGCTGATGGGCAGTATGATGTCATGTTCATTGGCACAG ACAAAGGGACAGTACTAAAGGTGATCAATGTCCCCAAGGAGAGCTGGAACAACATGGAGGAACTTCTACTGGAAGAGCTGGAGGTCTTCAAA GATGCCTCATCCATCAGCAACATGCAGCTCTCCTCAAAACGA caacAGCTGTATGTGAGCTCTGACACAGGCATAGTCCAAGTTCCACTTCACCGCTGCAGTGTGTATGGAAAGGCCTGTGCAGAGTGCTGCCTAGCCAGAGACCCATACTGTGCTTGGGATGGAACATCTTGTACACGCTACCTGCCAAACACCAAGAG GCGTTTTCGTCGCCAGGATGTGAGGAATGGAGACCCTAATACTCTTTGCTCTGGAG ACCATCATAAGCACCGTGTGGCAGAGAGGAAGCTGTATGGAGTGGAGGGAAGCAGCACGTTTCTGGAATGTATTCCCAAATCGCTTCAGGCTAAAGTCACATGGACTTTCCAGAAACAACCACAGAACTCACGAGAAGAG GTGCATCTGGATGACCGCATcctccagacagacagaggccTTCTGATACGTCGTGTCCTGAAGAGGGACGTAGGCACCTACCAGTGCCACGCCATGGAACATGGCTTCACACAAATCTTACTAGGAATTACTTTGGAAGTTGTATCCTCAACATCCTCTTCAGTTTCCAATCTACCCTCTGATGCCCCTTTCCGATTAGACCCTCGCAGCGGAGGTGGACCCCCAATGACCAATCAAAAGCTTTGGTATCGGGACTTCATGCAACTAGTGGACCACCCTAACCTGAGTGCCGTCGACCAGATTTGTGAACAAGTTTGGGCACGCAAGAACACCGGTAGTGACCAGGTAGAGAAGAGTTTCCCTGCTCCAGTGAAGGACGCTCTGCCTCTTGGCCCTGCTGTCCACCCACCTAAGAAGTGGAAGCATCTTCAGGAGATAAGGAAGGGGAGAAATCGCCGGACCCACGATGGTAAACCAAACCCTCGGGCGCCACGTAGCGCAGGAGAGTAA